Proteins from a single region of Dictyostelium discoideum AX4 chromosome 5 chromosome, whole genome shotgun sequence:
- the forF gene encoding actin binding protein (formin homology domain-containing protein) encodes MNRIFGRKKKDKDSDEKGSTESENDFLSSLPAKANKRYSMAYSSLQPDGNNSTNSKSADKFDDKGKAVDTPEFFVNTINLLPNIEILAQLCSSLQSKPSAWSKSLIDCNGIEALLNVLAFIERNGQKDSDVILQSLAVTCLLSLLNSKYGIEKAIATPNSMIRLITSMDTPKADTRSSVFEILTAICMISEKGYQLILEAMTHFKQVRKERFRFTFLVESMKKVMNSSDKEYLTTCLTLVNGIVNSSEEIDERIQLRTEFTRLGLDEVISVNKNIPYEEAPDLLTQIDVYEDEQRADQEELSERFEDLDIDINDPQVIFNEIYKQAKDRLHHPLLAILQSLLSISSDTEVGMLSWFLIEKLVLQISVNKPMIGDDDGKVSLEDLLASTAPSVALQSEFQKNIEELAKVKDQLKKANFDLNIANQELSSRSHESSVLKSNMFNTVKQKDQEIIKLRGQMKRIDSNFFSPPGGDGDDHINVINTPEESSPHHESPRKQQQQTSKPPLNPKSSKPPISSSQLKEKSKSNLSSSSSDSLSNDFKSQVEVAQQQQPQQQNIESTLTPEPTQIIKEEPIVTTPPPAPPAPPPPPMMGGGPPPPPPPPMMGGGGPPPPPPPPMMGGGPPPPPPMGGKGGPPPPPGGGGFGLFNSNKPPANAPKFTVSKPTTKVKQFQWTKIPNKKLGETIFTNLGTIKTDWLNVGEIENLFFAPEANSQKKLEASDKKSTSSTKPGTVSVIDPKKSQNLAIYLSKFKCPLEEIKTALYTLDEDIFTMESLKALEQYLPTDEDMEAIKDYLKKDGELKMLTKAEHFLLEMDSVSSLAERVKSFYLKILFPDKLKEIKPDLELFTKTIKDIKNSKNFLKVMEVVLIIGNFLNGGTARGDCFGFKLDALLKLADTKTANNKSNLLVYIISELEQKFPDSLKFMDDLSGVQECVKISMNTISADLNLLKKDLDAVNNGIGKMKRSKEESYFFSTMDDFIKDANIEIKIAFDQFQEAEKNFQELAVLFGEESKIPSEEFFVTINRFIVMFDKCYKDFQRDKEAAERAIKRDEAKAKKAQQLKRMNGKIASSTNNKNPLASSSTSVGDGGMVEDIMQSVRDGDAFKQRRRLKGTKENTDDSSSITTISEQSENSNTSSITITTPSGIELDITPSKSGSRREKKTSKSSDKDKEKEKEKEKQCESTESEDINKKDINVAAKALTIVMRSKQTMHSRIDTFNFDA; translated from the exons atgaatagaaTTTTTGGtagaaagaaaaaagataaagattcAGACGAAAAAGGATCAACAGAGTCAGAGaatgattttttatcttCATTACCAGCCAAAGCAAATAAACGTTATTCTATGGCATATTCAAGTCTTCAACCAGATGgaaataattcaacaaattcaaaatcagctgataaatttgatgat aaaggTAAAGCAGTTGATACACCAgaattttttgtaaatacaattaatttattaccaaatattgaaattttgGCACAATTATGTTCATCATTACAGAGTAAACCATCAGCATGGTCAAAGTCATTGATAGATTGTAATGGTATAGAGGCATTATTGAATGTATTAGCATTCATTGAAAGGAATGGTCAAAAGGATAGTGATGTTATATTACAATCGTTAGCGGTAACATgtttattatcattgttaAACTCAAAGTATGGTATAGAGAAAGCGATAGCAACACCCAATTCAATGATTAGGTTAATCACATCAATGGATACACCAAAAGCGGATACAAGATCGAGTGTATTTGAAATATTGACAGCGATATGTATGATCTCAGAGAAAGgttatcaattgattctaGAGGCAATGACACACTTTAAACAAGTTCGTAAGGAACGTTTTAGATTTACATTTTTAGTGGAATCAATGAAGAAAGTAATGAATTCATCAGATAAGGAGTATTTAACAACTTGTTTAACTTTGGTCAATGGTATTGTAAATTCATCAGAGGAAATCGATGAACGTATTCAATTGAGAACTGAGTTTACAAGATTGGGATTGGATGAGGTAATTagtgtaaataaaaatattccCTATGAAGAGGCTCCCGATTTACTCACACAAATAGATGTTTATGAAGATGAACAACGTGCTGATCAAGAGGAGTTATCGGAACGTTTCGAGGATTTAGATATTGATATCAATGATCCTCAAGTGATCTTTAATGAAATCTATAAACAGGCCAAAGACAGATTACATCATCCACTATTGGCAATACTCCAATCATTGTTATCAATATCTTCCGATACTGAAGTGGGTATGTTAAGTTGGTTCCTCATTGAAAAGTTGGTATTACAAATCTCTGTCAATAAACCAATGATTGGTGATGACGATGGTAAAGTTAGTTTAGAGGATCTTTTGGCAAGTACTGCACCCTCTGTTGCACTTCAATCTGAATTTCAAAAGAATATAGAAGAATTGGCAAAGGTTAaagatcaattgaaaaaagcAAACTTTGATTTAAACATTGCAAATCAAGAACTCTCCTCTAGAAGTCATGAATCATCTGTACTCAAAAGTAATATGTTTAATACTGTAAAACAAAAAGatcaagaaattattaaattacgTGGTCAAATGAAAAGAATTGATTCAAATTTCTTTTCACCAcctggtggtgatggtgatgatcaTATAAATGTTATTAATACACCTGAAGAATCTTCACCACATCATGAATCACCAcgtaaacaacaacaacaaacatcAAAACCACCTTTAAAtccaaaatcatcaaaaccaccaatttcatcatcacaattaaaagaaaaatcaaaatcaaatttatcatcttcatcttctgatagtttatcaaatgattttaaatcacAAGTTGAAGtagcacaacaacaacaaccacaacaacaaaatatagAATCAACATTAACACCAGAACCAAcacaaattattaaagaagaaCCAATTgtaacaacaccaccacctgCACCACCAgcaccaccacctccaccaaTGATGGGAGGAGgaccacctccaccaccaccacctccaaTGATGGGAGGAGGAggaccaccaccaccaccaccacctccaaTGATGGGAGGTggaccaccaccaccaccaccaatggGAGGTAAAGGCggaccaccaccaccaccaggtGGAGGTGgatttggattatttaattcaaataaaccaCCAGCAAATGCACCAAAATTCACAGTATCAAAACCAACTACAAAAGTTAAACAATTCCAATGGACAAAAATTCCAAATAAGAAATTGGGTGAAACTATATTTACAAATCTTGGTACTATAAAGACGGATTGGTTAAATGTTGGTGagattgaaaatttattcttTGCACCAGAAGCAAATTCTCAAAAGAAATTGGAAGCATCAGATAAgaaatcaacatcatcaactaaACCAGGTACAGTATCAGTTATTGATCCAAAGAAATCTCAAAATTTAGCAATCTATCTCTCAAAGTTTAAATGTCCACTAGAAGAGATTAAAACTGCATTATACACATTGGATGAAGATATCTTTACGATGGAATCATTGAAAGCATTGGAACAATATTTACCAACTGATGAAGATATGGAAGCGATTAAAGATTATCTTAAAAAAGATGGTgaattgaaaatgttaaCCAAAGCAGAACACTTTCTATTGGAAATGGATTCAGTTAGTAGTTTAGCAGAAAGAGTTAAATCAttctatttgaaaattttattccCAGATAAACTTAAAGAGATTAAACCAGATTTAGAGTTATtcacaaaaacaattaaagatataaaaaatagtaaaaactttttaaaggTTATGGAAGTGGTTTTAATCATTGGtaactttttaaatggtGGTACCGCAAGAGGTGATTGTTTTGGTTTCAAATTGGATGCATTACTTAAATTGGCCGATACTAAAActgcaaataataaatcaaatcttTTAGTTTACATTATTAGTGAATTGGAGCAAAAATTCCCAGATTCTCTCAAATTTATGGATGATTTATCAGGTGTTCAAGAATGTGTTAAAATCTCAATGAATACAATTAGTgcagatttaaatttacttaAAAAGGATTTAGACGCCGttaataatggtattggTAAAATGAAGAGAAGTAAAGAGGAGTCTTATTTCTTCTCAACTATGGATGATTTCATAAAGGAtgcaaatattgaaattaagaTTGCATTTGATCAATTTCAAGAAGCAGAAAAGAATTTCCAAGAGTTGGCAGTGTTATTTGGTGAAGAATCTAAAATACCCTCTGAGGAATTCTTTGTTACAATCAATCGTTTCATCGTTATGTTTGATAAATGTTATAAAGATTTCCAAAGAGATAAAGAAGCTGCTGAACGTGCAATTAAAAGGGATGAAGCAAAAGCAAAGAAAGCTCAACAATTAAAGAGAATGAATGGTAAAATAGCCTCaagtacaaataataaaaatccatTGGCTTCAAGTTCAACTTctgttggtgatggtggtatGGTTGAAGATATCATGCAATCAGTTAGAGATGGTGATGCTTTTAAACAAAGAAGACGTCTAAAAGGTACAAAAGAAAATACTGATGATTCTAGTTCCATCACCACTATCTCTGAACAATCTGAAAATTCTAATACCTCTTCAATCACCATCACTACTCCAAGTGGTATTGAATTGGATATTACCCCTTCAAAATCTGGTAGTAGAAGAGAAAAGAAAACTTCAAAATCATCcgataaagataaagaaaaggaaaaagaaaaagaaaaacaatgcGAATCAACTGAATCTgaagatataaataaaaaagatattaatgtAGCCGCTAAAGCTTTAACAATTGTAATGAGAAGCAAACAAACAATGCATTCAAGAATAGATACTTTTAATTTCGATgcttaa
- a CDS encoding hypothetical protein (B1075D06.2 protein) → MVAKEDIAKFLLGKGYYLTALEFYQELLEDDGTELESLKQYLFGNKNDNNKNDNNNGNGSDFDPIKSIKEKNKKENNNNNNNNENESMKLKDDKISLLEYELRQCKDDLYRVKAQYNLVTTNGKSSSSSSSSTQPSSTTTSSSSSSMNGVALSISEDDKDTLKELSKERIKQHELRILNYLVKSYLKKNNYTLTAVSMSEEIEENCQHWSDVIGSKGTPEPPSILTMYRYFFENGDAGIQGALSRSMTEITKLKKDLYETESQWRESKKKLQQFQKEKDDLILKNKEFENKIEEFSRRGLLSPLRSSQTLQQQQQTDLISTSNNIASPPTHQNGKKLSPIITSSNSTINGNVVNNGIDITNLSVMRKTFRNLIEKRRQTVAFRIVSNMDDESEISVRIAEEVDKIRTLDSDNQSIVKIVADSLPNIVPGVLINKREELIPLILVVISNHPDETVRFSLTKLLFNLIKKPNEVQRHVIMRGCMALASFIGPQRTETEILSQCWEQLSEKYPERRVLVADSCGCLSQFASADLRLSLILSILQQLGEDKSSLVRESVAKNFALLVNFFDSPDKYNQIEESFKKLLYDTDVEVSIATRFHFLPSLANWADLLESLNSKLTNFLLTEMLSILIKYSAQKDEFKIPEQDTFKLDQLLQCFIDLIPRIHQSVISSSIFINEKDALQIENEYNKQEALYQFQINNQNQNNNNNSTTTTTTTTTSTNTNNSSSSSNSTTNNNNNNKDNKTIGSSTIINSAIRISILGNNEISKLQSQFENYLMTTVGNEVSSSGWPSLEWISNDFINKFIRIISCIPFYNSTVITGFSKALNLFCKTFGTVFTKRIIKNAFNKEFQKESNNNSNSSSSSNNNNTTSIKKNRLLSIYTTGALQTLESSEFITFLKDLIVQISMEERGWLHSDIPALVKCIELLCGNVFDKKKDVCDSLCDLTANPSNQVRSCILNLLNFIIPVFKPEQIGQSVVPSLITMSTDPDRTVRFVCLGTLSIAVSFINDDTVIEKVAGAIDRILEDKNHMVELEFVNSMSRIIPTVKPRFRDSFILPRIIDLTRKNNHNPSNQQRKEMSQCLYECIRSYVSITTVPRELISEQVLPMLKLLLNDALLHDPTFKSMVQSLVNDLESSIKEDFRNSIGAKKNTSTSSNKIDPPNKWGLSWKPNK, encoded by the exons atggttgCAAAAGAAGATATAGCAAAGTTTTTATTAGGAAAAGGATATTATTTAACAGCATTAGAGTTTTATCAAGAATTATTAGAAGATGATGGAACTGAATTAGAATCATTAAAGCAATACttatttggtaataaaaatgacaataataaaaatgacaataataatggtaatggtagtgACTTTGATccaatcaaatcaattaaagaaaaaaataaaaaagaaaataataataataataacaataatgaaaatgaatcaatgaaattaaaagatgataaaatatcattattagaaTATGAATTAAGACAATGTAAAGATGATTTATATAGAGTTAAAGCACAATACAATTTAGTTACTACTAATGGtaaatcttcatcatcatcatcttcatctacACAACCATCTTCTACAActacttcatcatcatcatcatcaatgaATGGTGTAGCATTATCAATATCAGAAGATGATAAAGATACATTAAAGGAATTATCAAAAGAGAGAATTAAACAACATGAACTTagaatattgaattatttagtaaagagttatttaaaaaagaataattataCATTAACAGCAGTTTCAATGTCTGAAGAGATTGAAGAGAATTGTCAACATTGGTCAGATGTTATCGGTAGTAAAGGTACACCTGAACCACCTTCAATTCTAACTATGTATCGTTacttttttgaaaatggtgatgCTGGTATTCAAGGTGCATTATCACGTTCAATGACTGAAATTACAAAACTTAAAAAAGATCTCTATGAAACTGAATCACAATGGAgagaatcaaaaaaaaagttacaacaatttcaaaaagaaaaagatgatttaattttaaaa aataaagaatttgaaaataaaattgaagaatttaGTAGAAGAggattattatcaccattaaGATCATCACAaacattacaacaacaacaacaaacagaTTTAATATCAACAAGTAATAATATAGCATCACCACCAACTCATCAAAATGGTAAAAAACTATCACCAATAATTACAAGTAGTAATTCAACTATAAATGGTAATGTTGTAAATAATGGTATtgatattacaaatttatcaGTGATGAGAAAAACATTtagaaatttaattgaaaagagAAGACAAACTGTAGCATTTAGAATCGTATCGAATATGGATGATGAGAGTGAGATTTCTGTTAGAATAGCAGAGGAAGTTGATAAGATTAGAACATTGGATTCAGATAATCAAAGTATAGTAAAGATTGTAGCAGATTCGTTACCAAATATAGTACCAGGTGTGTTGATCAATAAGAGAGAGGAGTTGATACCATTGATATTGGTGGTGATCTCCAATCACCCCGATGAAACTGTACGTTTCTCATTGACaaagttattatttaatttaataaagaaaccAAACGAAGTGCAACGTCATGTTATAATGAGGGGTTGCATGGCGTTGGCTTCGTTCATCGGTCCACAGCGTACAGAGACTGAAATACTCTCACAATGTTGGGAACAGCTCTCTGAAAAATACCCAGAACGTAGAGTACTTGTGGCAGATTCTTGCGGTTGTCTATCACAATTTGCAAGTGCAGATTTACGATTGAGTTTGATTCTATCTATACTTCAACAATTGGGTGAAGATAAGAGTAGTCTAGTTCGAGAAAGTGTTGCAAAGAATTTCGCATTATTGGTAAACTTTTTCGATTCACCTGATAAATACAACCAAATTGaagaatcttttaaaaagttattatACGATACAGATGTTGAAGTTTCAATTGCAACTAGATTCCACTTTTTACCATCATTAGCGAATTGGGCAGATCTATTggaatcattaaattcaaaattaacaaatttcTTATTAACTGAAATGTTATCAATTCTAATTAAATATTCAGCACAAAaagatgaatttaaaattccaGAACAAGATACATTCAAATTAGATCAATTACTTCAAtgttttattgatttaataccAAGAATTCATCAATCTGTCATTTCTTCTTCAATctttataaatgaaaaagatgcattacaaattgaaaatgaatataataaaCAAGAAGCAttatatcaatttcaaattaataatcaaaatcaaaataataataataattcaactaCGAcgacaactacaacaacaacttctacaaatacaaataattcatcatcatcatcaaattcaacaacaaataataataataataataaagataataaaacaattggtAGTAGtacaattataaattcaGCAATtagaatttcaattttaggtaataatgaaatttcaaaactaCAATcacaatttgaaaattatttaatgacaACAGTTGGTAATGAAGTTTCATCAAGTGGTTGGCCATCATTAGAATggatttcaaatgatttcattaataaattcattagaATTATATCATGTATACCATTTTATAATAGTACAGTGATAACAGGATTTTCAAAAGCATTGAATTTATTCTGTAAAACTTTTGGTACAGTTTTCACTAAACGTATTATAAAGAATGCTTTCAATAAAGAGTttcaaaaagaatcaaataacaatagcaatagcagTAGTAgcagcaataataataatacaacatcaattaaaaagaatagattattatcaatatacaCTACTGGTGCTTTACAAACTTTAGAATCTTCAGAATTTATCACATTCTTAAAGGATTTAATTGTCCAAATTTCAATGGAAGAAAGAGGTTGGTTACATTCTGATATTCCAGCTCTTGTGAAATGTATTGAATTACTTTGTGGTAATGTTTTcgataaaaagaaagatgTTTGTGATTCTTTATGTGATTTAACTGCTAATCCTTCAAATCAAGTTAGATCttgtattttaaatttattaaatttcatt atACCAGTATTTAAACCAGAACAAATTGGTCAATCAGTTGTACCATCATTAATTACAATGAGTACTGATCCTGATCGTACCGTTAGATTCGTTTGTTTAGGAACATTATCAATTGCTGtatcatttataaatgatgATACTGTAATTGAAAAAGTTGCTGGTGCAATCGATAGAATTTTAGAAGATAAAAATCATATGGTTGAActtgaatttgtaaattcAATGTCGAGAATTATACCAACTGTAAAACCAAGATTTAGAGATTCAt TTATTTTACCAAGAATTATTGATCTAActagaaaaaataatcataatccATCAAATCaacaaagaaaagaaatgtCACAATGTTTATATGAATGTATTAGATCCTATGTGTCAATTACAACAGTACCAAGAGAATTAATTTCTGAACAAGTTTTACCaatgttaaaattattattaaatgatgcATTATTACATGATCCAACATTTAAATCAATGGTACAATCATTGGTTAATGATTTAGAATCTTCAATTAAAGAAGATTTTAGAAATTCAATTGGTGCAAAGAAAAATACTTCAACctcttcaaataaaattgatccTCCAAATAAATGGGGTTTAAGTTGGaaaccaaataaataa
- the kinY gene encoding LISK family protein kinase — protein sequence MINGEQTMVEDELPDQGKPMSDESADIDIKDLKVGESIGSGAYGIVYRGTLFNSDVAIKKIQNEKSEKNEFIKYLKREVAVLKNIQHPNIVQFIGVYYEPLASPSLVNRLLNSSSTWIVTEYIGGGNLHERIKDTKKDFPIELRIKLSLDIALAMAYLHSRDIIFRDLKSKNILIDDSSSPIRGKVCDFGFARILNKKQQGNRHLSICGTDSIMAPELILGMEYDESVDIFSFGVVLLEMILRKKVSKVLERGPQSAFEIDQDSARQLIPDDIPVLYSDLALDCIKYQPEERPNFSHIIHVLKQLTSLFPVVHTFDNPLSPTSSPITPRKNSLNSPFTKSMRMNSFDFNLSNIVSSTSVQNNLKSQNLNFTLLNLNQINNQDLNENNNNNISNNINNINNNNNNLNDCNSNLSSSTSTIYNDSQQTIIDEDELDKEEEENRNKVNNLKEKMLLVMGEFDIYINKVGKELLLVSEEDHISQKYDECRKVIEIKKVLGEVIESDMSNSQQSNTPRKNSNVTNSRVALFLKSMERSLNEIYSSSDVLKQRIVKEDDLVESLLLARVVSKIKKIHLSSLDINN from the exons ATGATAAATGGAGAACAAACAATGGTTGAAGATGAACTTCCTGACCAAGGTAAACCAATGTCAGATGAATCAGCagatattgatattaaagatttaaaagttGGTGAATCTATTGGTAGTGGTGCCTATGGTATAGTATATAGAGGTACATTGTTTAATTCAGATGTAGcaataaagaaaattcaaaatgaaaaaagtgaaaagaatgaatttataaaatatttaaaaagagaAGTAGCAGTTTTAAA aaataTTCAACATCCAAATATAGTTCAATTTATTGGAGTTTATTATGAACCATTAGCAAGTCCATCTTTAGTAAatagattattaaattcaagtTCAACATGGATTGTAACTGAATATATTGGCGGTGGTAATTTACATGAAAGAATTAAAGATactaaaaaagattttccaattgaattaagaattaaattatctttagATATTGCTTTAGCAA tGGCATATTTACATAGTAGAGATATTATATTTAGagatttaaaaagtaaaaatattttaattgatgattcaTCTTCACCAATTAGAGGAAAAGTTTGTGATTTTGg ttttgcaagaattttaaataaaaaacaacaagGTAATAGACATTTATCAATTTGTGGAACAGACTCTATAATGGCACCAGAATTAATATTAGGTATGGAATATGATGAATCAGTggatatattttcatttggtgTAGTATTGTTAGAGATGATATTACGTAAAAAAGTATCGAAAGTTTTAGAGAGAGGACCACAATCAGCCTTTGAAATTGATCAAGATTCAGCACGTCAATTAATACCAGATGATATTCCAGTACTTTATTCAGATTTAGCATTGGATTGTATAAAATATCAACCAGAGGAGAGACCAAATTTCTCACATATCATTCATGTATTGAAACAATTGACTTCATTATTCCCTGTGGTTCATACATTTGATAATCCATTATCACCAACTTCATCACCAATCACTCCAcgtaaaaattctttaaattcaccTTTTACAAAATCAATGAGAATGAactcttttgattttaacCTATCAAATATAGTTTCTTCAACAAGcgttcaaaataatttaaaaagtcaaaatttaaattttactttattaaatttaaatcaaattaataatcaagatttaaatgaaaataataataataatataagtaataatataaataatataaataataataataataatttaaatgattgtaatagtaatttaaGTAGTAGTACAAGTACAATATATAATGATTCACAACAAACAAtaattgatgaagatgaattagataaagaagaagaagaaaatagaaataaagttaataatttaaaagagaAAATGTTATTGGTAATGGGTGAATttgatatttatattaataaagttGGTaaggaattattattagtatcgGAAGAGGATCATATCTCTCAAAAATATGATGAATGTAGAAAAGTTATCGAAATTAAAAAGGTTTTAGGTGAAGTTATTGAAAGTGATATGAGTAATAGTCAACAATCAAATACTCCaagaaaaaattcaaatgttaCAAATTCCCGTGTCGCTTTGTTTTTGAAATCAATGGAACGTTCACTCaatgaaatttattcaaGCTCTGATGTATTAAAACAAAGAATTGTAAAAGAAGATGATTTGGTTGAATCTTTATTATTGGCTAGAGTggtttcaaaaataaaaaaaattcatttatcatcattggatattaataattaa
- a CDS encoding hypothetical protein (Similar to Dictyostelium discoideum (Slime mold). CIGB protein), protein MSKLDIKKQLQTTFENNTLINTIITSSINNDNQILSTIINNNNNKNENKNENENENEIITTIEKLNEILKFNDQQIYDNGDDFIIDRDTIKIIKQYQQSLIVLNNNNNINNSNKLNEYDNQIIHFNNQIIDDIKNNLKSIYSLNKSNDRFKIEIDKNNNEFIKYRLSWGDNKDCIAFKDNCDILSKLKKNQLPSSVMLLDGFNQILTPGILPDGVESLYLYDIKQELMIGSIPNTVTSVCFEDGFNQKLTPGILPDSVKWLYIGNIKKELIIGSIPNTVTHVHLFDGFNQKLTPGILPDSVESLYLYDIKQQLIIDSIPNTVNIVRNYISS, encoded by the exons atgtcAA AattagatattaaaaaacaattacaaacaacctttgaaaataatacatTAATAAATACAATTATAACTTCTTCAATcaataatgataatcaaATACTTTCaactataattaataataataataataaaaatgaaaataaaaatgaaaatgaaaatgaaaatgaaattattacaaccattgaaaaattaaatgaaattttaaaatttaatgacCAACAAATATATGATAATGGagatgattttattattgatagggatacaatcaaaattattaaacaatatcaacaatcattaatagtattaaataataataataatatcaataattcaaataaattaaatgaatacGATAATCAAATCATTCATttcaataatcaaataattgatgatattaaaaataatttaaaatcaatttattccctaaataaaagtaatgatAGATTCAAAATAGAAATcgataaaaataacaatgaatttattaagt ATAGACTTTCATGGGGAGATAATAAGGATTGTATAGCATTCAAAGACAATTGtgatattttatcaaaattaaaaaaaaatcaattaccaTCAAGTGTAATGCTCTTAgatggattcaatcaaatattaaCACCAGGTATATTACCAGATGGTGTTGAATCGTTGTATTTATATGAtattaaacaagaattaatgattggttcaattcctaatactgtAACGAGTGTCTGTTTTGAAgatggattcaatcaaaaattaacaccaGGTATATTACCAGATAGCGTTAAATGGTTGTATATaggtaatattaaaaaagaattaataattggttcaattcctaatactgtAACTCATGTCCATTTATTTgatggattcaatcaaaaattaacaccaGGTATATTACCAGATAGTGTTGAATCGTTGTATTTATATGATATTAAACAACAActaataattgattcaattcctaatactgtAAACATTGTAAGAAATTATATTTCATCTTAA